In Pyrus communis chromosome 1, drPyrComm1.1, whole genome shotgun sequence, the following are encoded in one genomic region:
- the LOC137714688 gene encoding zinc transporter 4, chloroplastic-like, which produces MLFIEDLWPLLCPPGFLERSRLFKESLLQSMSNTSCESAELEACRDESAALVLKLIAVASILVSGVVGVAIPLVGRNSSFLRTDGSLFVAAKAFAAGVILATGFVHMLSGGSDALNNPCLPEFPWTKFPFSGFFAMMASLATLLVDFVGTQYYERKQRKARPAEDQVRVGSDDPEIVTTVGPVQPAKEWNGKVFGEEEGGGMHIVGMHAHAAHHRHSHAHGQAACDGHVKREPEQGHGHDSHGHGHRHSHGFGDDDEDGGVRHVVVSQILELGIVSHSVIIGLSLGVSESPCTIRPLVAALSFHQFFEGFALGGCISQAQFKTLSATLMACFFAITTPLGIGVGTAISSFYNPYSPGALVAEGILDSMSAGILVYMALVDLIAADFLSKRMSCDFRLQVVCYCCLFVGAGLMSLLAIWA; this is translated from the exons ATGTTATTCATTGAG GATCTCTGGCCCTTGCTCTGCCCTCCAGGATTCCTGGAAAGGTCTCGGCTTTTCAAAg AGTCCCTTTTGCAGTCCATGTCCAACACGAGCTGCGAGAGCGCGGAGCTCGAGGCCTGCCGCGACGAGTCAGCGGCGCTCGTCCTCAAGCTAATCGCCGTCGCCTCGATTCTCGTCTCAGGAGTCGTCGGAGTCGCAATTCCCCTCGTCGGTAGGAACAGCAGCTTTCTTCGCACCGACGGCAGCCTCTTCGTCGCGGCCAAGGCCTTCGCCGCCGGCGTAATTCTTGCCACCGGGTTCGTCCACATGCTTTCGGGCGGGTCAGACGCCCTCAACAACCCCTGCCTACCCGAATTCCCCTGGACCAAGTTCCCCTTCTCCGGTTTTTTCGCCATGATGGCCTCGCTTGCCACGTTGCTCGTTGACTTTGTTGGGACCCAGTATTACGAGAGGAAACAGAGGAAGGCACGGCCTGCCGAGGACCAGGTGCGCGTCGGGTCGGATGACCCGGAGATTGTGACGACTGTGGGTCCGGTGCAGCCGGCGAAGGAGTGGAATGGGAAGGTGTTTGGGGAAGAGGAAGGCGGTGGGATGCACATTGTGGGGATGCATGCGCACGCGGCGCACCACAGACACAGCCACGCGCATGGGCAGGCAGCATGTGATGGGCACGTGAAGAGGGAACCCGAACAGGGCCACGGGCACGATTCGCACGGACACGGGCACAGGCATTCTCACGGGTTCGGGGATGATGACGAGGATGGTGGTGTTCGGCACGTCGTCGTTTCCCAG ATTTTGGAACTTGGGATTGTATCACATTCAGTGATCATAGGCTTATCACTAGGAGTTTCAGAGAGCCCATGCACCATCAGACCCTTGGTTGCAGCATTGTCATTCCATCAGTTCTTTGAAGGTTTTGCACTCGGAGGTTGCATATCTCAAGCCCAATTCAAGACCCTATCAGCAACCCTAATGGCCTGCTTTTTTGCCATCACAACTCCGCTCGGGATAGGCGTCGGGACTGCCATCTCCTCATTCTACAACCCGTACAGTCCGGGAGCTTTGGTCGCAGAAGGCATCTTGGATTCCATGTCGGCCGGAATTCTGGTGTACATGGCCTTGGTTGACCTAATTGCTGCTGATTTTCTAAGTAAGAGAATGAGCTGCGATTTCAGGCTCCAAGTTGTATGTTATTGCTGTCTCTTTGTTGGAGCTGGATTGATGTCATTACTTGCAATTTGGGCTTAA
- the LOC137712093 gene encoding uncharacterized mitochondrial protein AtMg00810-like, whose protein sequence is MDVQNPFLHGDRGEEVYMQLSPGLRRKGEHNVCRLNKSLYGLKQASRSWFHKFSTAIHQAGYQQSKADYSLFTKVRDHSFTAILIYVDDMIITGNDEEAIRDLKQFLHTQFRIKDLGPLKYFLGVEVARSSQGISISQRKYTLDILDEAGLLGAKPAKFPMEENLKLSPTEGQVLHDASKYRRLVGKLIYLTITRPEISYAVHVLSQYMQQPRKPHLDAVHRLLRYLKGAPGQGLLFPSKGDLILAGYCDADWARCSITRRSVTGYCIFLGGALVSWKTKKQTTVSRSSAEAEYRAMASATCELTWMKYLLADLRVDHHVPAKLHCDNQAALHIAANPVFHERTKHIEIDCHVVRERIQSGVITTAYVRTGAQLADIFTKPLGQGMFHSLLGKMGVIDIHIPP, encoded by the coding sequence ATGGATGTTCAAAATCCCTTCCTCCATGGAGATCGTGGGGAAGAAGTCTATATGCAACTGTCTCCTGGTCTTCGTCGTAAGGGGGAACACAATGTATGCCGACTCAACAAGTCACTTTACGGGCTTAAACAAGCCTCTCGAAGCTggtttcacaaattttccactGCTATACACCAAGCTGGGTATCAACAATCCAAGGCCGATTATTCCTTGTTCACCAAGGTACGTGATCACTCATTCACAGCTATACTAATCTACGTCGATGACATGATCATCACAGGCAATGATGAAGAGGCCATTCGTGATCTCAAACAGTTTCTTCACACTCAGTTTCGAATCAAGGATCTGGGACCATTAAAATACTTTCTCGGCGTAGAGGTGGCTAGGTCTTCTCAAGGTATTTCTATCTCACAACGGAAATACACACTTGACATTCTTGATGAAGCCGGCTTACTGGGTGCCAAACCTGCAAAATTTCCCAtggaagaaaatttgaagttatCTCCAACGGAAGGGCAAGTTCTTCATGATGCCTCGAAGTATAGGAGACTTGTTGGTAAACTTATTTACCTTACTATCACTAGACCGGAAATTTCATATGCAGTTCATGTACTCAGCCAATACATGCAACAACCAAGAAAACCACATTTAGATGCAGTCCATCGTCTCTTGCGATACTTGAAAGGGGCACCTGGACAAGGACTTCTATTTCCTTCAAAGGGGGACCTAATCTTGGCTGGATATTGTGATGCCGATTGGGCTCGATGTTCAATTACAAGGAGATCTGTCACGGGTTATTgcatattccttggaggagCATTGGTATCTTGGAAGACTAAGAAACAAACCACCGTTTCTCGATCTTCAGCAGAAGCAGAGTATCGTGCCATGGCCTCTGCGACGTGTGAGCTTACATGGATGAAATACTTGTTGGCTGACTTACGAGTTGATCATCATGTGCCAGCAAAACTGCATTGTGACAATCAAGCGGCTCTTCATATAGCAGCCAATCCCGTGTTCCACGAGCGTACCAAACACATAGAAATCGATTGCCATGTTGTTCGTGAACGTATTCAATCAGGGGTTATCACGACAGCCTACGTTCGTACTGGAGCACAGTTGGCTGATATATTTACCAAGCCGCTTGGACAAGGGATGTTTCACTCATTACTTGGCAAGATGGGTGTGATTGACATTCACATTCCaccttga
- the LOC137719695 gene encoding zinc transporter 4, chloroplastic-like produces MSNTSCESAELEACRDESVALVLKLSAVASILVAGVVGVAIPLVGRNRSFLRTDGSLFIAAGVILATGFVHMLSGGSDALNNPCLPEFPWTKFSFSGFFAMMASLATLLVDFVGTQYYERKRRKARPAEDQVRVGSDDPEIVAIVGPGQPAKGWNGKVFGEEEGGGMHIVGMHAHAAHHRHSHAHGHVACDGHVTR; encoded by the coding sequence ATGTCCAACACGAGCTGCGAGAGCGCGGAGCTCGAGGCCTGCCGCGACGAGTCGGTAGCGCTCGTCCTCAAGCTAAGCGCCGTCGCCTCGATTCTCGTCGCAGGAGTCGTCGGAGTCGCAATTCCCCTCGTCGGTAGGAACCGCAGCTTTCTTCGCACCGACGGCAGCCTCTTCATCGCCGCCGGCGTAATTCTTGCCACCGGGTTCGTCCACATGCTTTCGGGCGGGTCAGACGCCCTGAACAACCCCTGCCTACCTGAATTCCCCTGGACCAAGTTTTCCTTCTCCGGGTTTTTCGCTATGATGGCCTCACTTGCCACGTTGCTCGTTGACTTTGTTGGGACCCAGTATTACGAGAGGAAACGCAGGAAGGCACGGCCCGCCGAGGATCAGGTGCGCGTCGGGTCGGATGACCCGGAGATTGTGGCGATTGTGGGTCCGGGGCAGCCGGCGAAGGGGTGGAATGGGAAGGTGTTTGGGGAAGAGGAAGGCGGTGGGATGCACATTGTGGGGATGCATGCGCACGCGGCGCACCATAGACACAGCCACGCGCATGGGCACGTAGCATGTGATGGGCACGTGACGAGATAA
- the LOC137719941 gene encoding glutamate receptor 2.8-like: MTKNPMINPVFLLLFLTFRTSLAMAQNTTVMPINVGVVLDLDTWFGKMAVSCINMSLSDFYASHPYYNTRLVINTRDSAGDVVVAATAALDLINNVEVQAIIGLESSMQANFVIDLGDKAQVPVISFSATSPSLRGSYFFRIAQNDSSQVDAISTIIQAFGWSEAVPISVDNEFGEGVIPYLSTALQAVGAHMPYWSVIPVVATDEEIVAELRKLMSMRNRVFIVHMHSSLGSRFFSKAKDIGMMGEGYVWIMTNGMTNGFSSSNSSVNIDNAQGVLGLKTYVPNTKELENFKARWQRKFQQNNPTILDVKLDVFGLWAYDAAWALAMAVEKVGTTNNISVQKMKSGPELVRELSDTRFRGLSGDFSLINRQLQSSTFQIVNVNGNGERGIGYWTPQNGLVRNIYPDKSTSRYSTSTASLGPIIWPGDTTSVPRGWQISTNGTLKILVPVKPVFDAFVNVTYDFRTGTTNVTGYCIDVFNAVMEALPYDVPYEFHPFAMPNGETSDSYKDLVNQVFLKNYDAAVGDITIRADRSLYVDFTLPFTESGVSMVVPIKGNSGAKSTWVFLKPWTGDLWVTSLCFFIFTGFVVWFLEHRINQDFRGPRCHQIGTSLWFSFSTMVFAHREQVMSNLARFVVIIWCFVVLILIQSYTASLTSILTIQQLQPIVTDVNLLMKNGDNVGFQAGSFVYGILRQLGFQDDKLRIYNSVQELDQLLRIGTENGGISAAFDETPYMKLFLATYCSEYTLVEPTFKADGFAFVFRKGSLLTRDVSTAITKVHEGHQMKAIEEKWFKKKASCSSNPYTAGSSNTLSLDSFWGLFIVAGVSSSLAVFIFVAMFLYENSQILTRVDSEASFWTRIREILRVYDQKDRTYHTYNNSQLQDSVCGIAAVESSPNTSCPPRPSSSSSDCSEPHIVNQEPVGIPNSTEQGGVLSPNGQATQDGTHE, from the exons ATGACCAAGAATCCTATGATCAACCCTGTTTTTCTCCTCTTATTCCTAACATTTAGAACGTCCTTGGCCATGGCACAAAACACAACAGTAATGCCCATAAATGTGGGAGTAGTTCTTGACTTGGATACCTGGTTTGGGAAAATGGCGGTGAGCTGCATCAACATGTCGCTCTCCGACTTCTATGCCTCTCATCCTTACTACAATACTAGGCTGGTTATAAACACAAGGGACTCTGCGGGGGATGTTGTTGTTGCAGCAACTGCAG CTCTAGACTTAATAAACAATGTTGAAGTGCAAGCCATCATAGGGTTAGAATCATCAATGCAAGCCAACTTTGTAATTGATCTTGGAGATAAAGCTCAGGTGCCCGTAATCTCATTTTCTGCAACAAGCCCTTCCCTTCGGGGTTCATATTTCTTTCGAATTGCACAGAACGACTCATCTCAAGTAGACGCCATCAGTACCATCATCCAAGCCTTTGGTTGGAGTGAAGCAGTCCCCATCAGCGTTGACAACGAGTTTGGGGAGGGAGTAATACCCTATCTGAGTACTGCTTTGCAAGCAGTTGGTGCTCATATGCCTTATTGGAGTGTCATTCCTGTGGTGGCCACTGATGAGGAAATTGTTGCAGAGCTTCGCAAGTTGATGTCAATGCGAAACAGGGTCTTCATAGTGCATATGCACTCTTCACTTGGCTCTCGGTTTTTCTCAAAAGCAAAAGACATTGGGATGATGGGTGAAGGCTATGTTTGGATAATGACAAATGGGATGACTAACGGTTTTAGTTCCTCAAATTCTTCTGTCAACATAGATAACGCTCAAGGGGTGTTGGGTTTAAAGACTTATGTTCCCAATACAAAGGAGCTGGAAAATTTTAAAGCTAGATGGCAAAGGAAATTCCAACAAAACAATCCAACAATCCTCGACGTTAAACTGGATGTTTTTGGACTCTGGGCCTATGATGCTGCTTGGGCTCTAGCCATGGCAGTTGAAAAGGTTGGGACTACAAATAATATTAGCGTCCAGAAGATGAAAAGTGGTCCTGAACTTGTCAGAGAACTATCTGATACAAGATTCAGAGGCCTTTCAGGAGATTTCAGCCTTATTAATAGGCAACTACAATCATCTACTTTTCAGATAGTCAATGTGAACGGTAATGGGGAAAGAGGAATTGGATATTGGACACCCCAAAATGGACTTGTAAGAAACATATATCCGGATAAAAGTACCAGCAGATACTCTACTTCTACTGCCAGTCTTGGACCTATAATATGGCCTGGAGACACCACCTCAGTTCCAAGGGGTTGGCAGATCAGTACGAATGGGACCTTAAAAATTCTAGTCCCGGTGAAGCCAGTGTTTGATGCATTTGTAAATGTAACGTATGATTTTAGAACTGGCACAACTAATGTCACTGGATACTGCATAGATGTATTTAATGCTGTAATGGAAGCATTGCCTTACGATGTTCCTTACGAGTTTCATCCATTTGCAATGCCTAATGGTGAGACCTCTGACAGTTACAAAGATTTGGTCAATCAAGTATTTCTCAAG AACTATGATGCTGCAGTCGGAGATATTACCATTAGAGCAGACAGATCCTTGTATGTTGACTTTACGTTGCCATTCACAGAATCCGGGGTATCAATGGTCGTGCCTATCAAAGGAAACAGTGGTGCTAAAAGCACCTGGGTGTTCTTGAAGCCTTGGACCGGGGACCTTTGGGTAACAAGCCTCTGTTTTTTCATATTCACTGGTTTTGTAGTCTGGTTCCTAGAACACCGAATAAACCAAGACTTCCGTGGGCCTCGATGTCACCAAATTGGCACTAGCTTATGGTTTTCCTTCTCAACCATGGTTTTCGCACATC GGGAGCAAGTAATGAGCAACTTGGCTCGGTTTGTAGTGATCATATGGTGCTTTGTTGTCCTCATACTGATTCAAAGTTACACTGCCAGTTTAACATCGATATTAACAATCCAACAGCTCCAACCAATCGTTACCGATGTAAACCTTCTCATGAAGAATGGGGACAATGTTGGCTTCCAAGCAGGTTCTTTTGTTTATGGGATTTTGAGACAGCTAGGATTTCAGGATGACAAACTAAGGATCTATAATTCTGTGCAAGAGTTGGATCAACTTCTTCGAATCGGGACTGAAAATGGAGGTATTTCTGCGGCTTTTGATGAAACCCCCTACATGAAACTTTTCCTTGCAACGTATTGCTCAGAATATACCCTTGTTGAACCAACATTCAAAGCTGATGGCTTTGCATTT GTATTCCGGAAAGGTTCACTTCTCACTCGTGATGTTTCAACGGCAATCACTAAAGTGCACGAGGGACATCAGATGAAGGCCATCGAAGAGAAGTGGTTCAAGAAGAAAGCAAGTTGTTCATCAAACCCCTACACTGCGGGATCTTCCAATACTCTTAGTCTTGATAGCTTTTGGGGCCTCTTCATCGTTGCTGGGGTTTCTTCGTCACTAGCTGTTTTCATATTTGTAGCTATGTTTCTCTATGAAAATAGCCAAATTTTGACACGCGTCGATTCAGAAGCCTCATTTTGGACAAGAATTCGTGAAATATTAAGAGTGTACGACCAGAAAGACCGCACTTATCATACTTACAATAATAGCCAGCTGCAAGATAGTGTCTGTGGTATAGCTGCGGTTGAATCCTCACCAAACACCAGCTGTCCCCCAAGACCGTCGTCAAGCTCTTCCGACTGCTCTGAACCTCACATTGTTAATCAAGAGCCGGTGGGAATTCCTAATTCTACCGAGCAGGGTGGTGTTCTTAGTCCCAATGGTCAAGCAACTCAAGACGGTACACATGAATAA
- the LOC137748203 gene encoding probable beta-1,3-galactosyltransferase 12 — MPLFFHRQSSLPTATATSPSYSSKLLKPLKPHPAPVPTRASLPIIVFSLVSLFIGLAGTIFAIAAFRRPTPIPIFRCGKSDDTFRGFYSLSKSRQAGDKNGGLVDRPKLLGLVGIQTGFGSADRRAALRNTWFPSDPDGLLRLEQATGLAFRFVIGRSKDSNKMAELQKEIDKYRDFLVTDINEEYSNRPWKTLAFFKAGFQLFEADYYVKANDDIYLRPDRLATLLAKERTHPQTYIGCMKKGPVVTDPKMKWYEKSGHLIGNEYFQHAFGPIYVLSAEVVASLAVARNNSLRMFSNEDVTVGSWMLAMNVNHEDNRALCDPRCTPTSVAVWDIPKCSGLCNPAIRLKELHAMRMCSKSPTLLPDDR, encoded by the exons ATGCCACTCTTTTTCCACCGCCAATCTTCTCTccccaccgccaccgccacctccCCCTCCTACTCCTCCAAGCTCCTCAAGCCCCTAAAGCCCCATCCTGCCCCTGTCCCCACGCGCGCTTCCCTGCCCATTATCGTCTTTTCACTCGTCTCCCTCTTCATCGGCCTAGCCGGAACCATCTTCGCCATCGCCGCCTTCCGCCGCCCGACCCCCATTCCCATTTTCCGATGCGGCAAATCGGACGACACTTTCCGGGGGTTTTACTCTCTGTCTAAGTCTCGGCAGGCCGGTGATAAAAATGGTGGCTTGGTTGATCGGCCCAAGCTTCTTGGGCTCGTCGGAATTCAGACCGGGTTCGGCTCGGCCGATCGCCGTGCAGCGTTGCGGAACACTTGGTTTCCTTCCGACCCAGATGGCCTTTTGAg GTTGGAACAAGCTACTGGTTTAGCATTTAGGTTCGTTATTGGGCGATCGAAAGACTCAAACAAGATGGCAGAGCTTCAGAAAGAGATCGATAAGTACAGGGACTTTTTGGTTACTGATATCAATGAAGAATATTCAAACCGTCCATGGAAAAC GTTGGCATTTTTCAAAGCAGGATTTCAACTTTTCGAAGCAGATTACTATGTCAAAGCCAATGATGACATTTATTTGCGTCCAG ATCGACTAGCAACACTTCTAGCCAAGGAACGAAcgcatccacaaacctacattGGATGCATGAAGAAAGGACCAGTAGTCACTGACCCTAAAATGAAATG GTATGAGAAATCAGGACATCTAATCGGGAATGAATACTTTCAGCATGCTTTTGGTCCTATTTATGTTCTATCTGCAGAGGTGGTAGCATCATTGGCAGTCGCTAGAAATAACAG TTTGAGAATGTTTAGCAATGAGGACGTCACGGTTGGATCATGGATGCTTGCTATGAATGTCAATCACGAGGATAATCGGGCATTATGTGACCCTCGCTGCACACCTACATCCGTTGCAGTCTGGGACATCCCAAAATGTTCAG GTTTGTGCAACCCAGCTATTAGGCTGAAAGAGCTTCATGCGATGAGAATGTGCTCCAAAAGTCCGACTCTGCTTCCTGATGACAGATAA